The sequence CTGCGTGGGTCACGATCCACCCTACGCCATGCCAACAAACCATAGCCAAAATTTATTTAGGCTTTAGGTGGGCAGCGCGTTGATTTGCCAGCGGTGCAAATTATGTAGTAAGCTATACTTTGTAAAGCGTTATCTTTGGGGCAAAGTGAGAAGGGCAACCTTCAATTCTTGACCGGCGGTGATAGTCCGCGAGCGAAAGCTGATTTGGTGTAATTCCAAAACCGACAGTATAGTCTGGATGATAAAAGATAACCGACAATTAAGGCAGTTTGTCGACAGACACCCGTGACGGCGTGAGCCGCTGGTGTGGCTATGGCAAACGCTCACGGCTTATGCCGTGGCTTTAATTGTTTCGCCCCTGCTCGAGCCATCGAGAGGGGCTTTTTTTATGACTATTAATAATCAATAGGCCAGGACCCCACCTGACCATCGATCACACAAGGGCACGAATATGTCGAATACGCTAGAGCAGCGCGGTTTTACCCAGCGAGAGCTGATGATGAGTTTGTTGATGACGCCAGACATGGCCAACTTTACCGGCAACGTGCACGGCGGCACGATCTTGAAGCTGCTGGACCAAGTGGCCTATGCCTGCGCCAGCCGCTACGCCGGCACCTATGTGGTGACGCTGTCGGTGGATCAGGTATTGTTTAAAGAGCCGATTCATGTCGGCGAACTGGTGACCTTCTTGGCCAGCGTCAATCACGTGGGCCGTACCTCGATGGAGATTGGCATTCGCGTAGAGGCCGAAGACATCCCCAATCGCAGCGTGCGCCACACCAACAGCTGCTACTTCACCATGGTGGCCGTCGGCGAAGACCGTAAGCCGGTTGAAGTACCTGCTTTGAGCCTAGACAACGAAACCCAGCGCATGCGTGCCGCTGCTGCCGAGCTGCGTAAACGCATCCGAATCGAGACCGCGGCCAAGCTAAAAGAAGCTTGTGAAGCCGACGCGCAACCCAAAGCATAGGAGCGGCATATGTTTACCGGCATCATACAAGGCCTAGGCCAGATCGAACGCATCGAGAAGAAAGATCAGTTTCAAACCCACGTGGTGCGCTTTCCGCGCGAACTATTGGGTAACCTTGCTTTGGGTGCTTCTGTAGCCCACAGCGGCTGCTGCCTGACCGTGACGAAAGTCGAGGATGACTTGGTGTGGTTCGATCTCATTGACGAAACCCTACGCTTAACCAACCTAGGCGAATTAGCCCAGGGCGATTGGGTGAACCTTGAGCGCGCAGCTAAATTTGGTGATGAGATAGGTGGCCACAGCATGAGCGGCCATATCTTGGGCCAGGCGATCATTAGCCGTATAGAAGAAACGGCGACCAATCGTGCGGTTTATTTTGCTTTACCCAAAGCCATGCAAAAATACATTCTGACCAAGGGTTACATTGGTATTGATGGCATTAGCCTCACCTTAGGTGAAGTGAATGAGCATGAATTCAGTGTGCACTTAATTCCAGAAACCATTGCCAGAACCAATATGCAATACCGACAAGTGGGCGAAGGGGTCAATATTGAGATTGATCCGCAAACACAAGCCATTGTAGATACTGTTGAGCGCGTTTTGGCGCAACGCACTAATGCTTAATTTTACAGACAAACTTGTCTAGAATCAGGAGACATCATGGCGATTGCCAGTATTCCAGAAATTATTGCCGACATCAAAGCC comes from Neisseriaceae bacterium CLB008 and encodes:
- a CDS encoding riboflavin synthase subunit alpha gives rise to the protein MFTGIIQGLGQIERIEKKDQFQTHVVRFPRELLGNLALGASVAHSGCCLTVTKVEDDLVWFDLIDETLRLTNLGELAQGDWVNLERAAKFGDEIGGHSMSGHILGQAIISRIEETATNRAVYFALPKAMQKYILTKGYIGIDGISLTLGEVNEHEFSVHLIPETIARTNMQYRQVGEGVNIEIDPQTQAIVDTVERVLAQRTNA
- a CDS encoding acyl-CoA thioesterase → MSNTLEQRGFTQRELMMSLLMTPDMANFTGNVHGGTILKLLDQVAYACASRYAGTYVVTLSVDQVLFKEPIHVGELVTFLASVNHVGRTSMEIGIRVEAEDIPNRSVRHTNSCYFTMVAVGEDRKPVEVPALSLDNETQRMRAAAAELRKRIRIETAAKLKEACEADAQPKA